In Chryseobacterium camelliae, one DNA window encodes the following:
- a CDS encoding MarC family protein: MPVPFHSFLHLLFIGIIALFPVVNPIGSALIVSPYLSRLSDSQKKNAVRKITVYAFFICIVSLFAGHWILELFGISIPVIQVAGGILICKMGWVSLSSDQQQNSDKNLTGETEIGTADISDQLFYPLTFPITTGAGTISVLFTLSAHSADKNWETYLINTSAIILAILIMCAMVFFFYSHTKTIIQKLGTNGQNIANRIFAFLIFCVGLEIAVTGVKAIFH, translated from the coding sequence ATGCCGGTACCGTTTCATTCTTTTCTGCATCTTTTGTTTATTGGGATCATCGCGCTTTTCCCGGTGGTTAATCCTATTGGTTCTGCCCTGATTGTCAGCCCGTACCTTTCCAGGCTCTCGGATAGCCAGAAGAAGAATGCGGTCAGAAAGATTACGGTATATGCTTTTTTCATCTGTATCGTGTCTTTATTTGCAGGCCACTGGATCCTGGAACTGTTCGGGATTTCAATCCCTGTAATCCAGGTAGCCGGAGGCATCCTGATCTGCAAGATGGGTTGGGTTTCGCTGTCTTCCGACCAACAGCAGAACAGTGATAAAAACCTGACCGGTGAAACTGAAATCGGAACTGCCGATATTTCGGACCAGTTGTTTTACCCTCTTACATTCCCCATTACTACAGGAGCAGGAACCATTTCGGTGCTATTTACCTTAAGTGCCCACAGTGCAGATAAGAACTGGGAAACATACCTGATCAACACTTCTGCCATCATTCTGGCCATCCTTATCATGTGTGCCATGGTATTTTTCTTTTACAGCCATACCAAAACCATCATACAGAAACTCGGAACAAACGGGCAGAATATTGCCAACAGGATTTTTGCCTTCCTGATCTTCTGTGTAGGCCTGGAGATTGCAGTTACAGGTGTGAAAGCCATTTTCCACTAA
- a CDS encoding carbohydrate porin: protein MKTILRAFAAVIMISNMAMAQDTRDTAKSGWTAHFQSTVIAQKHSGFPSPYSGDNSLANNVEPAATSLTGTLFLGRRLWKGATLYVNPEVSGGKGLSFATGVAGALNGETYRVGEVSPQVFIARAYIRQHIALSHDRYEYLEDDNNQVAETVPANRITISAGKFAVSDFFDGNAYSKDPRTQFFNWSMWANGAWDYPANTRGYTFGAVVEIIKPQWVLRLSSVAVPRIANFHLMEYRISKAHSETAELEHQFSIRKNPGRIRLIVSHTQSQAPSYQDGLEALSEGNMFLLNVIRGKEEHNAYGGKKTAIGLNLEQQLTSDIGFFSRAGWNDGKYVTWAFTEIDHTINAGFSVKGSRWKRPDDVVGIGYGINGISEDHKDFLKAGGYGFIIGDGKLNYGSESILEMYYNAKLTKFLWATFDYQYVHNPAYNRDRGPVHVFGIRSHIQF, encoded by the coding sequence ATGAAAACAATACTCAGGGCATTCGCTGCTGTCATCATGATCAGCAATATGGCGATGGCCCAGGATACCAGGGATACCGCAAAGTCTGGTTGGACAGCCCATTTTCAGTCGACTGTTATTGCCCAGAAACATTCCGGGTTTCCATCGCCGTACAGTGGGGATAATTCCCTCGCTAATAATGTAGAACCTGCTGCAACCAGCCTTACCGGTACGCTGTTCTTAGGCCGCAGGCTGTGGAAGGGAGCAACCTTATATGTTAATCCGGAAGTTTCGGGAGGAAAGGGATTGAGTTTTGCAACTGGTGTAGCCGGTGCACTGAACGGTGAGACCTACCGCGTAGGAGAAGTCTCTCCCCAGGTATTTATTGCACGCGCTTATATCCGGCAGCATATTGCACTGTCCCATGATCGTTATGAATACCTGGAGGACGACAATAACCAGGTGGCAGAAACGGTACCCGCCAACCGGATTACCATCAGTGCCGGAAAATTTGCCGTTTCCGATTTCTTCGACGGGAATGCCTACAGCAAAGATCCGCGAACGCAGTTCTTCAACTGGAGCATGTGGGCGAACGGTGCCTGGGATTATCCTGCCAATACAAGAGGTTATACGTTTGGTGCTGTAGTAGAAATTATCAAACCTCAGTGGGTACTTCGGCTGTCCAGTGTCGCGGTACCCCGTATCGCAAATTTCCATCTGATGGAATACCGGATTTCAAAAGCCCATTCCGAGACTGCTGAACTGGAGCACCAGTTTTCCATCCGCAAGAACCCCGGACGCATCCGTTTGATTGTGAGCCATACGCAATCTCAGGCACCGTCTTATCAGGACGGACTGGAAGCGTTAAGTGAAGGAAACATGTTCCTGCTTAATGTGATCCGTGGTAAAGAAGAACATAATGCCTATGGAGGTAAGAAAACCGCTATCGGGCTGAACCTTGAGCAGCAGCTTACTTCTGATATCGGATTTTTCAGCAGGGCAGGCTGGAATGACGGGAAATATGTTACCTGGGCTTTCACGGAAATAGACCATACCATCAATGCTGGATTTTCCGTCAAAGGAAGCCGCTGGAAACGTCCGGATGATGTAGTGGGTATCGGTTATGGGATTAACGGAATTTCAGAAGACCACAAGGACTTCCTGAAGGCAGGAGGCTATGGATTTATTATCGGTGACGGCAAACTGAACTACGGCAGCGAATCTATTCTGGAAATGTATTACAATGCAAAACTAACCAAATTCCTTTGGGCGACCTTCGACTATCAGTATGTGCATAATCCGGCTTATAACAGGGACCGCGGACCGGTGCATGTCTTTGGGATCAGGTCACACATCCAGTTTTAG
- a CDS encoding DUF305 domain-containing protein has translation MNYRKFFLMMFFSFILMYIMMFLNVNAAEDYYTSLTRIYMALMMVAPMAILMIMMMGRMYPDRKKNSMIIIISALVFIASFTALRLQLAVGDAQYLRAMIPHHSSAIMTSRHAGIKDPEVRALADSIIKSQQREIDQMNRILKRLP, from the coding sequence ATGAACTATAGAAAATTTTTCCTCATGATGTTTTTCTCATTTATACTGATGTATATTATGATGTTCCTGAACGTCAATGCAGCTGAAGATTACTATACCAGCCTGACAAGAATTTATATGGCCCTGATGATGGTGGCACCAATGGCCATCCTGATGATCATGATGATGGGTAGAATGTATCCGGACCGGAAAAAAAACAGTATGATCATTATTATTTCTGCCCTCGTATTCATCGCTTCCTTTACTGCCCTGCGCTTGCAGCTGGCCGTAGGTGATGCCCAATACCTACGGGCTATGATTCCCCATCATTCTTCCGCTATCATGACCAGCAGGCATGCCGGCATCAAAGATCCGGAAGTCAGGGCATTGGCAGACAGCATTATAAAGTCGCAGCAACGGGAAATTGATCAGATGAACCGGATCCTAAAGAGGCTGCCATAA
- the nhaA gene encoding Na+/H+ antiporter NhaA, protein MENHYPQTPIDKLVQPVQRFIQEEKSGGLLLGISVMIALVLANTPLSHAYHEFLDQSFGLTWNNKIYFNYSIHHWINDGLMSIFFFVVGLELKREIIGGELSNPRKALLPIVAAVGGMLIPALIYLAFNPSGEPHKGWGIPMATDIAFALGVLYLLGNRIPLALKVFLTALAIVDDLGAVLVIAFFYTSEISIGFLLAGLLILLFMYLGNKLGIRSIIFYAVLGICGVWATFLVSGVHATIAAVLAAFTIPADVKIKENIFISKINVYLERFKNIDPTENTPTLTNEQLHVLEKMNEATLAATPPLQRLEHAMHPAVSFLIIPVFAIANAGVSLNIDPAALLDNNIALGTALGLLAGKVLGVVGFSMAFIKLKIAKVPEGMNFRNLLGLGFLASIGFTMSLFITSLAFSHEEYQTQAKIGIFAASLIGGITGYIILSRNSQSAGK, encoded by the coding sequence ATGGAAAATCATTACCCTCAGACGCCCATCGACAAATTAGTACAGCCCGTCCAGCGCTTTATCCAGGAGGAAAAATCTGGAGGCCTGCTATTGGGAATCAGCGTAATGATCGCCTTAGTGCTAGCCAACACACCGTTATCTCATGCGTACCATGAATTTCTCGATCAGTCATTCGGGTTAACATGGAACAACAAAATTTATTTTAACTATAGTATTCACCATTGGATCAATGACGGGCTAATGTCCATCTTCTTTTTTGTCGTAGGGCTTGAGCTGAAGCGGGAAATTATTGGCGGGGAACTTTCCAATCCCAGAAAAGCACTTCTTCCCATTGTTGCGGCTGTAGGCGGAATGCTGATCCCTGCGCTGATATACCTGGCTTTTAACCCTTCGGGAGAACCCCACAAAGGATGGGGCATCCCAATGGCTACTGATATTGCCTTTGCGTTAGGCGTATTGTATCTTTTGGGGAACAGGATTCCCCTTGCCCTTAAAGTTTTTCTTACTGCCCTTGCTATCGTTGATGACCTGGGGGCCGTACTGGTTATTGCTTTTTTCTATACCTCGGAGATCAGCATCGGGTTTCTGCTGGCCGGCCTGTTGATATTGCTTTTTATGTACCTGGGCAATAAACTGGGCATACGCTCCATCATCTTTTATGCCGTGCTGGGTATCTGCGGTGTGTGGGCAACATTCCTGGTTTCAGGCGTACATGCCACAATTGCAGCCGTACTGGCTGCCTTTACCATCCCTGCTGATGTAAAAATCAAGGAAAATATATTCATTTCCAAGATCAATGTTTACCTGGAACGCTTCAAAAACATTGATCCTACTGAAAATACGCCTACCCTTACCAACGAACAGCTCCATGTCCTGGAAAAAATGAATGAAGCCACGCTGGCCGCTACACCACCCCTGCAAAGGCTGGAGCATGCCATGCATCCGGCTGTGTCCTTCCTGATTATTCCTGTCTTCGCTATTGCCAATGCCGGAGTTTCACTGAACATAGATCCGGCAGCACTCCTGGACAATAATATAGCCTTAGGAACTGCGCTTGGACTTCTTGCCGGAAAAGTATTGGGCGTAGTAGGATTCAGTATGGCATTCATCAAACTGAAAATTGCCAAGGTGCCTGAAGGCATGAATTTCCGGAATCTCCTGGGATTGGGCTTCCTGGCTTCCATTGGTTTTACGATGTCCCTGTTCATCACTTCGCTGGCCTTTTCCCATGAGGAATATCAGACCCAGGCTAAAATAGGGATTTTCGCAGCATCTCTTATCGGCGGAATTACCGGATACATCATCCTAAGCAGAAATTCTCAGTCAGCAGGCAAATAA
- a CDS encoding TonB-dependent receptor produces MNKTTTLREKYYTIIILLLSQMIAGQMKVSAKVRDSDTHLPLEAVSIILTKKNDTLVVRKLTSDKSGHFVLTGVSAGRYQLHFKKQGYKELKSNIEIQSSGLDLPDVYLSLKETVIDEVKLKPISVKIHSDTLQYNATQYKTRPDARTEDLLRRLPGIFVDHDSNVLIRGKEVEQILVNGEAFFGDDKKRAIQMIPAKLIDNIQVYSSAKKENGQGSIQDETKITTINIITKKNKSLFGDVQAGAGLVKCHNLSGNISTLDKKANYSIVAQDDNAGLTGIGTHKMPSGNSPRTVQKRLAGINISYSKSPALRFYGSTEIDDTKSFSRESSRLQTQLPGNVIQYNSTETSSSLHNTSLRFNYTLNARIDSLTTLNVNTNILTGRTLTQQNSLSHIIQNQLPINTIHNTVSSKQRTGSGYLNAYISRKFRKKGRSISVGWYGGINHLQQNDTIRVFSMDNPASTQMNIGENRSTSVSVSANYTEPVHPYGSMTVSYSLSKAYNTNRRNIFQEYPGFSSVFLETKTTTLTQQAQTRYTYQRDRYEISGGLNLQQTELDTRSDHTTKSIQFSPDLSFTYKPNTVRSFILNYRNTITPPAGILLQPIIDNTNPLFIRYGNRDLKPSLTHFLDFSYNTVNSNSQPFLINLNAVLYQNEIVEQVTADTAGFQSTKPMNFSGNYLLSFNISKSAEIKQSEINMNFNTNVMYRYSGNVINGVENHTKISTIRETIAASKTFGESLDINFNFQPSLIISTNTLNASKTSFFTYTTGLDLSWSNEAWKLTGYGSHSYYGRFNTSRSRSFFMANLFIERKISKLRPLYLHLAYYNITNSKDYINRIISGNTLLDSAKEMMPSYLMLGVKWSILKNN; encoded by the coding sequence GTGAATAAAACCACCACATTGCGTGAGAAATATTATACAATCATTATCCTCCTGCTCAGCCAGATGATTGCAGGGCAGATGAAAGTTTCTGCAAAGGTCAGAGATTCTGATACGCATCTTCCATTAGAGGCTGTTAGTATTATACTGACTAAAAAAAATGATACCCTGGTCGTGCGCAAATTGACTTCTGATAAAAGCGGACATTTTGTTCTCACCGGTGTTTCCGCGGGAAGGTATCAGCTGCATTTCAAAAAACAGGGTTATAAAGAATTGAAATCCAATATTGAAATCCAAAGTTCCGGCCTTGATTTACCAGATGTATACCTCAGCCTGAAGGAAACCGTTATCGATGAAGTAAAGTTAAAACCAATATCAGTAAAAATACATTCAGATACATTACAATATAATGCTACACAATATAAAACTAGGCCTGATGCCCGTACGGAAGATCTTCTCAGGCGCCTGCCGGGAATTTTTGTGGATCATGACAGCAATGTATTGATCCGCGGTAAAGAGGTGGAACAGATCCTGGTGAACGGCGAGGCTTTTTTCGGGGATGACAAAAAAAGAGCGATTCAGATGATCCCTGCTAAACTGATTGACAACATACAGGTATATTCTTCTGCAAAGAAAGAAAACGGACAGGGCAGTATTCAGGACGAAACCAAAATCACGACCATCAATATCATTACCAAAAAAAACAAATCTCTTTTCGGCGACGTACAGGCCGGAGCTGGGCTGGTAAAATGCCACAACCTATCCGGGAACATCAGCACCCTGGATAAAAAGGCCAACTACAGCATCGTTGCACAGGATGACAATGCAGGGCTTACGGGAATCGGTACCCATAAGATGCCTTCAGGGAACAGTCCGCGAACTGTACAAAAAAGGCTTGCAGGAATTAATATATCCTATTCTAAATCGCCTGCACTCCGGTTTTACGGGAGTACTGAAATTGATGATACAAAGAGCTTTTCCAGGGAATCCAGCAGGCTCCAGACGCAATTGCCGGGCAACGTGATCCAGTATAACAGTACTGAAACCAGCTCTTCATTACACAATACTTCCTTGCGGTTCAATTATACGCTTAATGCACGGATCGACTCACTGACAACCCTGAATGTCAATACCAATATTTTAACAGGCCGCACATTAACCCAGCAAAACAGCCTGTCTCACATCATACAAAATCAACTCCCTATCAATACGATCCATAATACCGTGAGCAGTAAACAACGGACAGGAAGTGGTTACCTGAATGCCTATATCAGCAGGAAGTTCAGGAAAAAAGGAAGAAGTATTTCAGTAGGTTGGTATGGAGGCATCAATCACCTGCAGCAAAACGATACCATCAGAGTATTTTCTATGGATAATCCTGCTTCAACACAGATGAACATAGGCGAAAACAGGAGCACATCGGTTTCCGTATCGGCAAATTATACAGAACCTGTACATCCATATGGCAGCATGACGGTAAGTTATAGCCTATCCAAAGCGTACAACACAAACAGAAGGAATATATTTCAGGAATATCCCGGTTTTTCATCCGTTTTTCTGGAGACAAAAACAACAACTCTGACACAGCAGGCACAAACACGGTATACATATCAACGCGACCGTTATGAAATTTCAGGCGGCCTTAACCTTCAGCAGACAGAACTGGATACCAGGAGCGACCACACCACCAAAAGTATTCAGTTCTCTCCTGACCTGAGCTTTACTTACAAGCCTAATACCGTACGTTCCTTTATCCTGAATTACCGGAATACGATAACCCCGCCTGCCGGTATTTTGCTACAGCCCATAATAGACAATACGAATCCATTGTTCATCCGGTATGGAAACCGGGACCTGAAGCCTTCCCTCACCCACTTCCTGGATTTTTCTTATAATACTGTCAACAGCAACTCGCAGCCTTTTCTGATCAACCTGAATGCGGTCCTGTACCAGAATGAAATTGTGGAACAGGTTACGGCTGATACGGCCGGCTTCCAGAGTACAAAGCCTATGAATTTCAGCGGCAATTATCTACTTTCTTTCAATATTTCTAAGTCTGCCGAAATCAAACAAAGCGAAATCAATATGAATTTCAATACCAATGTGATGTACAGATATTCAGGAAATGTCATCAATGGCGTGGAAAACCACACTAAAATTTCAACGATCCGGGAGACTATTGCAGCATCAAAGACTTTCGGAGAGTCATTGGATATAAACTTTAATTTTCAGCCCTCGCTGATCATCAGCACCAATACACTCAATGCATCAAAGACATCATTTTTCACCTATACAACAGGGCTTGATCTTTCCTGGAGCAATGAAGCTTGGAAGCTGACAGGATACGGATCTCATTCCTATTATGGTCGGTTCAATACCAGCCGTAGCCGGTCTTTTTTTATGGCCAACCTATTTATTGAACGTAAAATATCCAAACTTCGGCCGTTATATCTGCATCTTGCCTACTACAATATTACCAACTCCAAGGATTATATCAACAGGATCATTTCAGGAAATACTCTTCTGGATTCAGCTAAAGAAATGATGCCGTCTTACCTTATGCTCGGCGTCAAATGGAGTATCCTGAAAAACAACTGA
- a CDS encoding winged helix-turn-helix transcriptional regulator, which yields MGEKKIKKNKERCTLQEILTIIGGKWSMSIIYALFPGKRRFSELERMVTGINTRMLVKELKNMEANGIVVRKVFATVPPTVEYMLTDKGKKLEPIIDQLYQWGVEYVGDGVT from the coding sequence ATGGGCGAAAAAAAAATAAAAAAAAATAAAGAGCGGTGTACGCTTCAGGAAATTCTGACCATCATTGGAGGAAAATGGTCGATGTCTATTATTTATGCCCTCTTTCCGGGCAAAAGACGTTTCAGTGAGTTAGAGCGCATGGTTACTGGCATCAATACAAGAATGCTGGTTAAGGAATTAAAGAATATGGAAGCCAACGGCATCGTGGTCAGAAAAGTATTTGCTACCGTTCCTCCCACCGTTGAATATATGCTTACCGATAAAGGAAAAAAACTGGAACCCATTATTGATCAATTGTATCAGTGGGGTGTAGAATACGTTGGTGATGGCGTGACATGA
- a CDS encoding SDR family oxidoreductase, translating into MDYSLNGKVALVTGGTKGIGKAIADALRDMGAQVIVIARTEPEEALKEQHFIAADLTEAGTAEGISKKVIEKYGRIDIIINNAGANLSPGGGFSVLEDEHWINDWQLNFLSVVRINKAFLPAMIAQKNGVIINVSTNAAKQPIWEMTMSYSSAKAALNAYSKALASELGPHGIRVNVVSPGVVETPLMLEFIDNMAKASGTSREEAFKKVMETVNVPLNRMAEPEEVARLVAFLVSDNATYITGTNYSVDGGALPTM; encoded by the coding sequence ATGGACTATTCATTAAACGGTAAAGTCGCTTTGGTAACCGGAGGAACCAAAGGCATAGGTAAGGCTATTGCCGATGCATTGAGGGATATGGGAGCGCAGGTTATTGTCATTGCACGCACTGAGCCAGAAGAAGCACTTAAAGAACAACACTTTATTGCGGCTGATCTCACTGAAGCCGGCACTGCTGAAGGGATCAGTAAAAAAGTCATCGAAAAATACGGGCGTATTGACATCATTATCAATAATGCTGGAGCCAACCTGAGCCCGGGTGGCGGATTCAGCGTACTTGAGGACGAACACTGGATCAATGACTGGCAATTGAATTTCCTTTCGGTGGTACGCATCAACAAAGCCTTCCTTCCTGCGATGATCGCACAGAAAAACGGAGTCATCATCAATGTTTCCACCAATGCCGCAAAACAGCCGATCTGGGAGATGACCATGTCTTATTCTTCTGCTAAAGCAGCATTGAATGCTTACAGTAAAGCCCTGGCCAGCGAGCTTGGCCCTCATGGCATCAGAGTAAACGTAGTTTCACCCGGTGTGGTGGAAACTCCTCTGATGCTTGAATTTATCGACAATATGGCGAAAGCATCTGGTACCAGCAGAGAGGAAGCATTTAAAAAAGTTATGGAAACTGTCAACGTACCTTTAAACCGCATGGCAGAACCTGAAGAGGTGGCCCGTCTTGTCGCCTTTCTGGTTTCTGACAACGCCACCTATATAACAGGAACTAATTATTCAGTGGATGGAGGTGCTTTGCCTACGATGTAA